In Eretmochelys imbricata isolate rEreImb1 chromosome 4, rEreImb1.hap1, whole genome shotgun sequence, a single window of DNA contains:
- the LOC144263656 gene encoding uncharacterized protein LOC144263656, which translates to MHWPGVQEKPLLNLISCLARRAHQSQNQKRAPAWTEREVLDLIAVCGEESVLSELRSKRRNAKTFQKISEAMRDRGYSRDTTRCRVKLKELRQAYQKTKESNRRSGTEPQTCRFYAELHAILGVAATTTPPLSVDSNDGVFSAMPEDFADGEDDEEDELEESTQHTVLPDSQDLFITLTEILSQPNEAGEGISAATSV; encoded by the coding sequence atgcactggccaggtgtacaggaaaagccccttttgaatctcatttcctgtttggccaggcgagctcatcagtcccagaatcaaaaaagagctccagcatggaccgaacgggaggtattggatctgatcgctgtatgcggagaggaatccgtgctatcagaactacgttccaaaagacgaaatgccaaaacatttcaaaaaatctctgaggccatgagggacagaggctacagcagggacacaacacgatgccgtgtgaaacttaaggagctcagacaagcgtaccagaaaaccaaagaatcaaacagacgctccgggacagagccccagacatgccgcttctatgctgagctgcatgcaattctaggggtgGCCGCCACCACTACTCCACCCCTATCTGtggactccaatgatggggtattctccgccatgcctgaggattttgcggacggggaagatgatgaggaggacgagcttgaggagagcacacagcacaccgttctccctgacagccaggatctttttatcacccttaCTGAAATActctcccaacccaacgaagctggagaagggatctctg